The DNA window CCACTGCCCTTGTAGGTGCGCTAATATTACTAGTACCATTGTATTTGACAAAATTACTACGACTGATatgattaatgataataaaaacagaaacaaaaaaagcagAGTGcgtgctattaaaaaaaaatgataataaaaacagagCGCGtgctattaattttattgaatctGCAATGATATGGAGGTGACAGGTTCAAATTTGAAACCTGCAATATTGAAGCAGGCCCGTACAATATATTGCCAGGAAATTAAATGTTCACAAATCACACCTATCTTAgccaaagatttaaaaatacaataaaaaatataataaaaaaaatatttttttaatgaatcacGGGTGAATTCTACGTATAAAATAATCTCTTGTATATATGGAGAGAATTATAATCCAaaagaataaatgaaaaaaaattaagaaatattatttttacaaacaaacttactaacaaatttaaatatgttgATTAAATCTGTTAGtaaatttatatgtaatatttaatttataattcgatgagcgattttttttttccccttctttgatttctttttcttcttctatttttctttgcaaCAAACATCACAACTCCCCCTCTATCATCCAATTTTATCGCAAATCAACATTTTACTATAAATTCAGCTACTTCAACACTTAATTTTGTCAGTATTCATGAttcgattaaaaaattatttagaatttttcacTTCAagtaaacaataataataatagtaataataataataataataataatgaaatagataataaaaataatgataatattaataatgagatgataataataataataatattttaaaaaatataacgaGAAGTTTGTGtaacttaaataataataatgataattgaaataattgtataatgaatatattgttgttgtaaaatatttttagataaacaaaaaaatattatggagGGAGAAATGTGATAAAATTACTCAATGGTGACAATTAACAAACTCAATATggatgaattataataaaaaaaatatatttttttttggttagaaaaaaaaaaaaagcagcaccCACTTGAAGCTTGAACGTACTGAACGAGCATTTTCAGGGTACCCGTTAAGGTCCCTTAAACAATGCTGTTTGGATTTATATAAAACTTTGGGCTTGTAAATTTGTAACCATTTCAAACCATCTAGCCTAGTCAGGGATGGGCTTTCTGCAATTCTCAAAGCCCacaataaacccaaaaacagaTGACCCTAATTAATTGACCAAACCATCCTCACCAGCATAGCTATATAAAATAAGGCGGCAGCAGGTAGGGTTTTTGAGTTTTCCCTTCCCCAGCCGTCCATCACTATTTCACTGCTACCCTGCAGCTCGCAGTTCCTCGCCACCACCACAAACTCCAATCATGGCCGTCGGGTActctttccttctctctttcccATTCAACACATCGAGGCTTATGTTTATCTGTTCAGGGTGcctggaaaatattttattgatgaattaCTCGTATGTTTGTCAACAGGAAGAACAAGAGAATTTCCAAGGGAAAGAagggaggaaagaagaaggCGTGAGTATTGCAGACTAAAATTTGTGTCTTTCTAGATCTGCTGTTTgattaattattgttgtttgctTGTCTTTACAGAGCTGATCCATTTTCAAAGAAGGATTGGTATGATATCAAGGCTCCTTCAGTTTTCTCGGTAAAAAACGTCGGCAAGACTCTTGTTACTCGTACTCAGGGTACCAAGGTATATAacgttttttaaatttatgaacatttttctcttatttttttcatagttttgcATAATTGTTTGCTATTTTTGGTTGTTGGGTTCTCTTAGAAAAATGAGAGTGCATAATTTGGGCAaggtttttgtttaaaatcatAGATTCTAGgtgtttgaaatttttaaacctTTTCTCTTGTCATGTTCTCTTACGAACTGCAatgtgctcttttttttttcaaccagtTCTATTCacaatttaatttcattcattCTTATCTTTTTCGTAGACTTTGCTTGCTCATGTCTAGAAGGCCATCTTTAGTTGTTGTgtcattttctttgtaaattaaCTAACAGAAATTTGTTATTTCTAGTCGCATTTCTTGTGCTGTATTGTGATTTTGCAGTTTTTTTACTTATGGTGGACGTGAAATGCTACAACTGTTTTCTTTTGATAGATGCTTGATCACTGAGAGGTATCCATGTGTTGCTTATGCACTAATGTGTACTCTGTGTCCTGTAACAGATTGCTTCAGAAGGTCTCAAACATCGTGTTTTTGAGATCTCACTTGCAGACCTTCAGGGTGACGAGGATCATGCTTACAGAAAGATCCGTTTGAGAGCTGAAGATGTTCAAGGAAGGAATGTTTTGACCAACTTCTGGGTATGATTATGGAAGCTGTATTTTTCTTACACCattatatttaattctattgaaaatgtattaatttaacATTGGAAGTTTTAATCCTCTCCTTAAATATTGCAGGGAATGAATTTTACCAATGACAAGTTGAGGTCTTTGGTGAGGAAATGGCAGACTTTGATTGAAGCTCATGTTGATGTGAAAACCACTGATAACTACACTTTGAGGATGTTCTGCATTGGGTTCACTAAAAGGCGTCCCAACCAGATCAAGAGGACTACCTATGCGCAGTCCAGCCAAATAAGACAAGTAAGAACATCATATCATAATATCTAGTTGCTCACTGAACTTGTGTTTTAGGAacttaagtttgttttttcatttcttgtttttgtttagtCTTTGCTTCAACAAGAAATAGAATGCCCTTTATGAGAATCTTTCTGGTATATATTGTTGGTTTTGTATTACGCTACTGAATTGAAATCTGAATTATTTAGTGGCAACCAAAATATAGTTATATAAAGAGTTGTATATAATTCTTGCATCTATAATGATTGACACGGAGACTGGAAAGTATTGTTTGACTGAAAATTGTGCTGAATTAATTTGCTATTTGCTGTTTTGTTTCTGCTTATGATGTGAAcatgcttttgttttctctcaGATACGCCGCAAAATGAGGGAAATTATGACAGCCCAAGCAGCTTCTTGTGATCTCAAGGAATTGGTCCGCAAGTTCATTCCAGAGAGCATTGGCAAGGAAATTGAAAAGGCAACTTCAAGCATCTACCCTCTTCAAAACGTTTTCATCAGGAAAGTGAAGATCTTAAAGGCCCCAAAGTTTGACCTTGGAAAATTGATGGAGGTTTGTCTCTATAAGCTTCGTATTACGGGTTTGATGTTTTGATGACCAGAATTATtccaaagataattttttttcatcagctTTATGTCTGCATTTAAATCTTTAGTTTTTATGTATATAGCCAACATTGGCAGGCGTTCGATCATATGGTTATCTTTATACTTTTGAATTTTGTGAACTTTTCAAGCAAGGGTATATTTGGATCTGGCTGGTTGTTATATTGCAAGCTACTAATATTCTTTGATATGTGCAGGTTCATGGGGACTATTCCGAGGATGTTGGTGTGAAATTGGAAAGGCCAGCTGACGAGCCAATTGCAGAGGCCCCTGCTGAAACTGCCGCTTGAACTTGAAggaaatttttctttgttgtcttgcccttttttgattttttactaGTTCTCCATAACTGTTTATTTTAAACTCTGGATGATAGTTGTTCGATGCTCTAGTTTATCTGAGATCTAGAATGTTTTCATCGAGGACTTGATCTTGTGCTTTAATTGAGTAGGCTTATATTTTGCCTGGCAAACATTGCAATGCATAGCTGATCAGATTGTTTGCTCATTTATTTGTGATTTGAACATGGTTTTTAGCAACCGACTTGCTTGTGAATTGCCTCACGTGGTATGATGAAAATTGCGCCGCATTGATTGTTAACTTTTCAGGTTGTAGGTCTCCCCTTATTGTCAATTGTAAACGTGATTATTAGTCTTTCAGAAGTGGAGAGATTTTGAGTTTTGTTCCTTTTCATCCTTGGCTCGAATAACGtacaaacatattttatttctctGCTTTCAACTAACCAATGTTTAGAGCCAAAATCGAAAATTGAGGAATCTAATACGAAGGACGAGCCCTAATAGTCCCACAAAGAGAACCAATTTGCAGGACTGTACTTGTTCTTTATGTAATACATGGATCAGTCGTTTTTCTCTTGTAGTCTTACAAAGAGATCATGCCAGTGCATTTTCTGCGTAGGAGTAGATTCCATAAACAAGTAGGGGACTGAAACACAGCTTGCTTGGGATGCCGTTTGTTTTTTCCGGTCCTACATAGGCTGGCTCGGTGCTCCTATATGTACAGTGTTtggaatgaaaaatataagTGGATTCAAGGACAAGATGAAGCTGAACTGAATTCTATCGTAAATGATATTTTCGATTTGCTCGGCAGAACCTCTTCTAAGCAAATGTCTTGTTAGATTAGAGACGAGAATCTACAAATAGTTTCTTTTGAATCTGTATTTTTCCCTTTGTAACTCGTATAGACTTTGTAACAAAATCTTTTCCTAGTTGATTTTGATTGATGAAAGctcgcattaaaaaaaaaactaagatgatccaatttgttttgtttggttctGGACTTGTTAATCCTAggttaattatcaaaataaaattacaaagtttaatTTGTTCGATTTTTAGAgctatttacaaaataaaatctcgAACTTGATTCATAATAATGGAGTATTGGTAagtgaatatttataataatatatgtgtTTTGATATTCTTATTATAGTCTCGCAATTTCTGTTGCCATTACTTGTATGCATTATTTTGTAGCCCTGTCTTAAGGCTCATGAGCATGGGTTGTTCAGACAACGATTATGAAGATTTTTTCCTCTTATATATCTCGTGTAGCCCATTACGCTCTCCTGTTGTGTAGCCCAAACTCAATACATTCTTGAGTATTTATTGGACATTAGGCCCATTTCTAGTTTAGAATTACAAGAATG is part of the Populus alba chromosome 10, ASM523922v2, whole genome shotgun sequence genome and encodes:
- the LOC118061609 gene encoding small ribosomal subunit protein eS1y, which codes for MAVGKNKRISKGKKGGKKKAADPFSKKDWYDIKAPSVFSVKNVGKTLVTRTQGTKIASEGLKHRVFEISLADLQGDEDHAYRKIRLRAEDVQGRNVLTNFWGMNFTNDKLRSLVRKWQTLIEAHVDVKTTDNYTLRMFCIGFTKRRPNQIKRTTYAQSSQIRQIRRKMREIMTAQAASCDLKELVRKFIPESIGKEIEKATSSIYPLQNVFIRKVKILKAPKFDLGKLMEVHGDYSEDVGVKLERPADEPIAEAPAETAA